The following are from one region of the Entelurus aequoreus isolate RoL-2023_Sb linkage group LG17, RoL_Eaeq_v1.1, whole genome shotgun sequence genome:
- the gp1bb gene encoding platelet glycoprotein Ib beta chain, which translates to MKELQLLCLLFFGGQGSFACPHPCACHGSQVNCSGRSLTSSWLPVSFPAGTTELHLYNNLLTTLPNGLLDKHTSLRHVSLHGNPWTCDCGVLYLRGWLRRQPVGGLSSHLGVNCSSPPSLRGRLVVYLTEEEVLDSCHYWYCDLALASQVCLFVFVLVQAALLVAVIVFLRRFERLSKVARWTKEESLTAGEALMENEYMRVYK; encoded by the coding sequence ATGAAGGAGCTCCAGCTCCTGTGTCTGCTTTTCTTTGGAGGTCAAGGGTCATTTGCGTGCCCCCACCCCTGCGCCTGTCATGGAAGCCAGGTGAACTGCAGCGGCAGGTCTCTCACCTCCTCTTGGCTCCCCGTCAGCTTCCCGGCAGGCACTACCGAGCTGCATCTCTACAACAACCTGCTGACCACACTCCCAAACGGCCTGCTGGACAAGCACACCTCCCTCCGTCATGTCTCCCTGCACGGCAACCCGTGGACGTGTGACTGCGGCGTGCTCTACTTGCGAGGTTGGCTTAGACGACAGCCGGTAGGGGGGCTCTCGTCCCACCTTGGCGTCAACTGCAGCTCCCCTCCTAGCCTGAGAGGGAGGCTGGTGGTGTATCTGACCGAGGAGGAAGTTCTGGACTCGTGTCACTACTGGTACTGCGACCTGGCTTTGGCCTCGCAGGTGTGCCTCTTTGTGTTTGTGCTGGTGCAGGCCGCACTGCTTGTTGCAGTCATCGTGTTCCTCAGGAGGTTTGAAAGACTCTCCAAGGTGGCCAGGTGGACCAAGGAGGAGAGCCTTACAGCTGGCGAGGCCCTTATGGAAAATgagtatatgcgtgtgtataaatGA
- the septin5a gene encoding septin 5a: protein MTASIRYKSRIPVKTEDSAEEKQYVGFATLPNQVHRKSVKKGFDFTLMVAGESGMGKSTLVNSLFLTDLYKDRKLLNAEERINQTVEIIKHTVDIEEKGVKLKLTIVDTPGFGDAVNNNECWRPITDYIDQQFEQYFRDESGLNRKNIQDNRVHCCLYFIPPFGHGLRPVDVEFMKALHEKVNIIPLIAKADCLTPNEIKKLKDRIREEIDKFGIKVYQFPECDSDEDEEFKQLDKELKECTPFAVIGSNTVVEARGQRVRGRLYPWGIVEVENQSHCDFVKLRNMLIRSHMHDLKDVTCDVHYENYRAQCIQEMTSKLSQDNRMESPIPILPLSTPDLDTEKLIKMKDEELKRMQEMLTKMQQQMHEKD from the exons GAGAAGCAGTATGTGGGCTTCGCCACTCTGCCTAACCAAGTCCACAGGAAGTCGGTGAAGAAAGGTTTCGACTTCACTCTCATGGTGGCGG GCGAGTCCGGCATGGGCAAATCCACATTGGTCAACAGCTTGTTCCTCACAGACCTCTACAAGGACAGGAAGCTGCTGAATGCTGAGG AGCGCATCAACCAGACGGTGGAGATCATTAAACACACGGTGGACATCGAGGAGAAAGGAGTCAAGCTCAAGCTGACCATTGTGGACACGCCAGGCTTTGGAGACGCCGTCAACAACAACGAGTG CTGGAGGCCCATTACAGACTACATTGATCAGCAGTTTGAGCAGTACTTCCGCGATGAGAGCGGCCTCAACAGGAAGAACATCCAGGACAATCGTGTCCACTGCTGCCTGTATTTCATCCCGCCATTTGGTCACGg GCTGCGTCCAGTCGATGTTGAGTTCATGAAAGCTCTGCACGAAAAAGTGAACATCATCCCTCTCATTGCCAAAGCCGACTGCCTCACGCCTAACGAAATCAAGAAGCTAAAGGACCGA atACGAGAGGAAATAGACAAGTTTGGCATCAAAGTCTACCAATTTCCTGAATGTGACTCGGATGAGGATGAAGAGTTCAAACAACTGGACAAAGAGCTAAAG gagTGCACCCCCTTTGCCGTGATTGGCAGTAACACAGTGGTGGAGGCTCGAGGGCAGCGAGTGCGAGGGCGGCTTTACCCATGGGGCATCGTTGAAG TGGAGAACCAGTCCCACTGTGACTTTGTCAAGCTGAGGAACATGCTGATCCGCTCGCACATGCACGACCTCAAAGACGTGACCTGCGACGTCCACTATGAAAACTACAGAGCACAGTGCATACAGGAGATGACCAG TAAACTGTCTCAGGACAACCGCATGGAGTCTCCCATCCCCATCCTGCCCTTGTCCACCCCGGATTTGGACACTGAAAAATTGATTAAAATGAAAGATGAGGAG CTGAAGAGGATGCAGGAGATGCTGACTAAGATGCAGCAGCAGATGCACGAGAAAGACTAG